One genomic window of Methyloceanibacter sp. wino2 includes the following:
- a CDS encoding sterol desaturase family protein encodes MQGLFHFNDTLVRFGVFAGLFILFAAIEFLLPRRKLVASKGRRWFTNLGISVTASVLLRLMAALAVPLTAIAAALYAQQKGLGLLNAVDWPDWLKIVLALLVLDLAIWAQHLASHKIPILWRLHQVHHADRDIDVTTAIRFHPIEIGLSMLWKMLVVIGLGASPLAVFLFEVILNGCAMFNHANMNVPRPLDRLLRLVVVTPDMHRVHHSVYRSEHDSNYGFNLSIWDRLFRTYVAQPKDGHLGMRIGLTPYQTPSPTRLGWSLWLPFVGYPSEENSAPKGPADDAAGASDTSR; translated from the coding sequence ATGCAAGGGCTGTTTCACTTCAACGATACGCTGGTGCGGTTCGGTGTTTTCGCCGGGCTCTTCATCTTGTTCGCTGCGATCGAATTCTTGTTGCCGCGCCGCAAGCTCGTCGCCTCGAAAGGGCGCCGGTGGTTCACCAATCTCGGCATCAGCGTCACCGCCAGCGTGTTGCTGCGGCTGATGGCGGCGCTCGCCGTCCCACTCACGGCAATTGCCGCCGCGCTCTATGCGCAGCAAAAAGGACTGGGGCTTTTGAATGCCGTGGACTGGCCCGACTGGCTCAAGATCGTCCTCGCGCTCCTGGTGCTGGATCTCGCGATCTGGGCCCAGCACCTGGCCTCACACAAGATCCCCATCCTGTGGCGCCTCCATCAGGTCCACCACGCGGACCGCGACATCGACGTGACGACGGCGATCCGCTTCCACCCCATCGAGATCGGGCTGTCGATGCTGTGGAAGATGCTTGTGGTGATCGGGCTCGGCGCCTCCCCGCTGGCGGTCTTTCTGTTCGAGGTCATTCTGAATGGCTGCGCGATGTTCAACCACGCCAACATGAACGTGCCCCGGCCGCTCGACCGGCTCCTGCGTCTCGTGGTCGTCACGCCGGACATGCATCGGGTCCATCACTCGGTGTACAGGTCCGAACACGATTCCAATTACGGTTTCAACTTGTCGATCTGGGACCGGCTGTTCCGCACCTATGTCGCCCAGCCGAAGGACGGCCATCTGGGTATGCGCATCGGGCTCACCCCATACCAGACACCCTCGCCTACGCGGCTCGGCTGGAGCCTGTGGCTTCCCTTTGTGGGCTACCCATCCGAGGAGAACAGCGCGCCTAAGGGCCCGGCCGATGACGCGGCCGGGGCTTCCGATACAAGCCGCTAG
- a CDS encoding transporter substrate-binding domain-containing protein — translation MMRFLAGPIGAVLVALATVGAVAFTAHAQSPETETKPIVPDAWQGDAYRPKPDLAGLKKIRFITDSDYPPFHYYDEVGALTGFNIDLAQAICNVLAVECEITATNWSSLMPAIETGEADAAIASIRITAEALKSADFTLRYYATPARFAARKDSEITDIGPETIEGLKIGVAKDSGHEAYLKTFFPGAAVAAFESSEAAQKALKEGAIDLVFADGITLAFWFNGVESENCCEFRGGPYLDSRFFGEGVGIAVKKGNRTLVQALNYALEQVHARGTYEELFLRYFPMNFF, via the coding sequence ATGATGCGATTTCTTGCGGGGCCGATCGGGGCCGTCCTAGTGGCTCTCGCGACGGTGGGCGCTGTGGCGTTCACCGCCCACGCGCAGTCCCCCGAGACCGAGACCAAGCCGATCGTGCCGGACGCGTGGCAGGGCGATGCCTATCGGCCGAAGCCCGATTTGGCGGGGCTGAAGAAGATCCGCTTCATCACTGATTCCGACTACCCGCCGTTTCACTATTACGACGAGGTCGGCGCATTGACCGGCTTCAACATCGATCTTGCGCAGGCGATCTGCAACGTCCTTGCGGTCGAGTGTGAGATCACCGCGACGAACTGGAGCAGTCTGATGCCGGCGATCGAGACCGGCGAAGCGGATGCGGCGATCGCTTCGATCCGCATCACGGCGGAGGCTCTGAAATCGGCCGACTTCACCTTGCGCTACTACGCGACGCCCGCGCGGTTCGCGGCGCGGAAGGACAGCGAGATCACCGACATCGGTCCCGAGACCATCGAGGGCCTCAAGATCGGCGTGGCCAAGGACAGCGGACACGAGGCCTATCTGAAGACCTTCTTCCCAGGCGCGGCGGTTGCCGCGTTCGAGTCGAGTGAAGCGGCTCAGAAAGCGCTCAAGGAGGGAGCCATCGATCTCGTGTTCGCCGACGGGATCACGCTTGCCTTTTGGTTCAACGGTGTCGAGAGCGAGAACTGTTGCGAGTTTCGCGGCGGGCCGTATCTGGACTCGCGTTTCTTCGGTGAGGGCGTCGGCATCGCCGTCAAGAAAGGCAACCGCACGCTGGTTCAGGCTTTGAACTATGCGCTCGAGCAGGTCCATGCGCGCGGCACCTACGAAGAGCTGTTCCTGCGCTACTTCCCGATGAACTTCTTCTAG